The DNA segment ACGTGGAAGAGGAAATAGCTCTTTTGAAAGATAGGGTCAGAAATTGTTTTAAGGGGACGGAGAGATAATGAAAATTTCCAAAGCCCGGTAGGTCAGGAACGTCTTTACTCCTGACTTAATTTTGAAATAGTACCTGTGTCAGGATCTAAGAAGATCGCTGGCCTCCTTTACCAGACTTCATGAAATTCCCCCTTGTCTTTTCCTACTTTTCCCATGATATTCCTAAATTAAAAATATGTTCTGTCAAAAACATGCCGCTTTGAATCTGGAGGAATAATGAAAAAGAGTCTAATTGTCGCAATAACACTGGCGTCGGCACTGCTTTTTATCGGTGCTGAACAGCCGGGAAAAGGTGTCACCGAACAGGATTTTCAATTATTTCTCAAGGACTTTGAAACCAAAGTAATGCCCTTGAGCAAAGAAAGCGCCCTGTCGGGGTATAATGCTTCGCTCTCCGGCAAAGATGCCGATTATGAGAAATCGGCGCAGGCGTCGCTGGCGATTGGGAAGATTTATTCCGATCCGGCGCTTTTTGCCCGGATTAAGGAATTCAAAGAAGGAAAGCAGATCGCCGATCCGCTTCTGGTTCGCCAGTTAGATATCCTTTATCTCTCTTTTTTGGGGAGTCAGATTGATCCCCAAATGCTCGAAGAATTGATCCGCCGGAGTACCGCCATTTCACAGAAATTTTATACCTATCGCACCAAAGTCGGGGAGAGGACTTTGAGCGACAATCAAGTCGATTCGATTCTTCGTTATTCTACCGACTCCAAGGAACTTGAAGACACCTGGAAGGCCAGCAAATTAATCGGGAGCGAAATTGCACCGGCTCTGATCGAACTGGTGAAACTGCGCAATCAGGCCGCCCGCAAAATAGGGTTCGACAATTATTATGAAATGAATATGAAACTGAGTGAGCAGGATCCGGTTGAAATCGCGGCGCTGTTTGACCAACTCGACAGTTTGACTCAGGAGCCGTTTGCCGTCGCCAAAACTCAAATCGATTCGGCGCTGGCGATTCGATATGGTATCGCCAAAGACAAATTGGAGCCGTGGCATTATCAAAATCGGTTTTTCCAGGAGGCTCCATCGATATATGCGGTCGATTTCGATTCGTATTATCGCGATAAAGATCCGGTGGCTATCGTGAAGAAATATTTTGCCGGAATTGGCCTGCCGGTTGACAGCATTCTGGCCCACAGCGACTTGTATGAGCGCCCCGGGAAATACCAGCATGCCTACTCGACCGATATCGATCGCGAGGGAGATGTGCGGATTGTCTGCAATGTCCGCCCCGATTGCGGCTGGACCGGCACCCTGCTTCACGAATTGGGGCACGGCGTCTATGATTATTACGGCGACCGGCAATTGCCGTGGATGTTGCGCGGTTCGGCGCACGCCTTCACCACCGAAGCGGTGGCTAATTTCTTTGGCCGTCTAGCTGAAAATCCTCAATGGCTTATAGATATTGTCGGCGCTCCGAAAAATTATATCGATCCGGTAGCCGGAGACTGCCTTCGGTCACAGAATCTGACACAACTGGTCTTCAACCGCTGGGCGCAGGTGATGGTACGCTTTGAGCGGGCTATGTATGAAAATCCGGATCAGGATCTGAATAAACTCTGGTGGCAGATGGTGGAGAAATATCAGGGAGTAAAATGTCCCGAGGGGCGAAACGAAGCCGATTGGGCCTCTAAAATTCATCTGACCGATGCCCCGGTCTATTATCACAATTACCTGATCGCGGAACTTCTCGCCTCGCAATTTGCGGAGGCTATAGGAACAAAGGTGCTGAAAATTCCCGAACCGTTCAATGCCGATTTCGCTAATAATCCGAAAATCGGAGAATATTTTGTAGACAATGTCTTTTACCCCGGCGCACGATATACATGGAATGAAATGATTGAGCGGGCCACCGGCGAGAAATTGACATCGGTATACTACGCCCGGCAATTTATGGGTCGAAAATAGCGCAAAATTATTGACCTGTAAGGGAGAATGTTATCATGTTCATCGGCCATTTGGGAGTCGGTCTTGCCCTCAAGAGGGCTGAGCCGAGGATTAATGTCGGGTGGTATTTGATCGCGGCGGAATTTTTGGATATACTTCTATTTATTCTAATCATGTCCGGATTGGAACAAGTCCATGTTTCCTCGCCGGAATCAAGTCAGAAGTATATGACATTTGTCTTTCCTTATTCTCACAGCCTGATCGGGAGCATTTTTTGGTCAACCTTGTTCGGGTTTCTGGCGGCAATGATTTTCCACAAATGGGGTAAAGCGAAAATAGCGCTCCTATTCGTGGCGGGAGTGTTTTCGCATTTCGTACTTGATTTTTTGGTCCATCCGCCGGAATTGCCGCTATGGGGAAATAGTTCCCCCAAAATTGGTTTGGGTCTCTGGAACGAGATCTATTTTGCCCTATTGCTGGAGTTGCTGATATTGATATTCGCCCTGGTTATGTACTATCGGGCAACAATGGCTCGAAACAGGCTCGGCAAATATGGTTTGGGTGTCCTGATGGGATTGATAACGGTTCTGGCTTTCGCGGGACAATTGTCCGGACCACCTCCGGGAAATGCCTTTCAAGTAGCCTTAAGTTCGGAATTCACAATAGTGGTTTTAATCGCCCTTGCCTATTGGCTGGACGGCAAAAGATCATCGGCCGCTTCTGCGTGATCGAGGTGCGGTGTTTTTTCAATTATCAGTTGATCGGCGTCAAGCCCGCGGGTCGAGGCAAATTCAAAAAGACGTCGGCAGATATCATCATTGTCATACGTCTTCTTCAAATTAATATCAAATTTGCGGTCGATGTTGTCGGCTATAAGGATATCAAAGCCATTGTAGGAAATCGACTTAATCTTTTTCCACTCGATTTGAAATGTTTTGAACGGATTTTTTCTATAGTAGAGCGATATATTATCGAGGCGGAAATGACGTCTAAAGGAAATTCTCGGGAAATAAAATCCCATAACAAAAGTCAATATACCGGTCAAATAATACAGGTACTGGATTATATGGCTTCCATGCAGAGCGCGATTCAACCCTTCGACAACCAGCATCGCCGCCGCCCCGGTATCGATCAGGGGAAATGCGCCATTACCTTCATGGCGCCGTAATTTTTCAAGAATTACGATGGCGATGAGAATCGAGCCGATAATTATTTGCAGAACGGATAATATCAGAGAACGATGTGCCGCCGAGGCAAGGCCGTCATAGCCGGCCAGAATTAGAAGCAGGGCGGCCAGGGCGTGCTGGATGTGTCGAAGCAGCTCCGCCCTTTTGCGTCGCGCCGGATCAGAAAAGATCATGACCGGCCCTGAATTTGCGGATTTTGAATCAGATTTCAAATTTTACCCAATAAAAAAGCTGGGGAACAGGGAATCGAACCCCGATTCCGTGGTCCAGAGCCACGTGCCCTACCGTTGGACCATTCCCCAGTCTTTTTATCAATAGAATCTATATCGTCATAGATTCGTCAAAAGTTCACCAAATATACGTGCCGGAAAGGGTTTGTCAAGGAGAAGAATTTTAAAATTATTTCTTATGAATTACTACAATTATTGCTTTCCCGACCACCTTCAGAGCGACTCTCTTGCAGACAAATTGATTCCGAAGCGACAGGGAATCGCCGATTCGAAGCGAGCGGCTCGGTGAGGGGAATTTCAGGCCTGAAAAGTCGACCATAGGGTTCGCCGAGAGAGGAATGACCGATAGTATATCCCCCTTGTTTCCCTCAAATTCGGCGGAGTTGTTTTCCACCATCGCCAGTTCTACCCTGCGATCGCTCAGGCGGGCCCGGACCTGCCGTTTGAAGTCCCGGTTGAATTTGTTGACCAGTTCCAGAAGGAAGATATTTCCCAGGGTGTGATCGATTTCGGTTTGGCCGATACCGGCGAATATCTCTATTTCCTCAGCCTGACGGAACAGGGCCAACTCCAACGCTAGCTGGCTGTCGGTCTTATCTTTGGCGGTAGGATATTTTATGACTTCGACTCGGGACAAAAAACGGGCTGAAAGGCGCGGCGAGGAATCAAAGTCGCCGATGATGATATCGGGATAACTCTTTTTCTTCAGGAAGAATCTCACTCCGCCGTCGACAGCCACGGTGACAGTTCCTTTAATCCTCTTGGAATAATAAACCAGGTCGCCGCGATTATATTCGCTATTCAGAAACAAAGTATATCGTTTCGATTCTTTCATAAGATATTCTATTTTACGTCATTTTGCCGCGGGCGGCAATCCTGTATTTTCCCAGGACTTCGTTCCCATTAACCAGGAAAGCCTCATCAAACAGATTCATAACGGTGCAGGCATGATTGGGGATGATACGGATTTTCATGCCAATTTTGTATTTTCCTCGGGGTTTGTCAATTATGCCGTGCTCTTCGGACAGGCGGGTGATGGTATCATTAGTTCTCAAAACCAACCCATAACCCTTCAGCAGGCTTTTGCCATGCGCCCCCATGTCAAGGGCCAGCGCCTTGGAGCCGGCATCAATGACCACCCGATTTTTGGAGTGGCGGCTGATGACAGTCGCTAGAACTGTCAAAGCACAGCGGGACTGCGGCACCGTGTCGAGGGCCACCTGAGTACGGTCATTAAATATATAATTACCGACGCGGACTTCGGTCAGGCCAGGGACATGCGAACAAAAGGGCGCGGTCGGGGTCGAGCCGGCGCTTAGCTCGTCCATATCAAACCCGTGTCTTTTTAGAGATTGTGCATATTCGACCAGCAATGTCCCCTCACTTTTTCCGATGTGCTTGATCTCGTTTAAATTTGACGCCCCATAGGCGTGGCCGGCATGGGTCATTAGGCCGATAATTTTCAGCCCTTTCAAGGCGGAGACTATTTTAGCCAAGTTCAGAACGTCGCGGAACGAATCCAAGCCGCTTCGATTCAATCCGGAATTTATTTTTATTAGAACCGATAGAGGCGTTCTTTCCTTTTTAAATTTGTTGGAAAGGGCCATAGCATTTTCAATAGAATCGATTGCCACCGTCAATCGGCATTTTCGATGCAGGCGACGCAGTCGCTTAAATTTATTTTCCCCGACTATGATATTGGCGATCTGAAGATCCCTGATGCCGGCGTCGGCCATTATTTCGGCCTCGCCCAATTTAGCGACGGCGATGCCGACCGCTCCCGACTTCAATTGAAGTTTCGCCAGTTCAGGGATTTTGTGAGTCTTTATATGAACCCTCAGATTTATGCCATGCAAATCGGCTAGGCTTTGCATGGCCCGGAGATTGCGCTCCATAATTTTCTTTTCGATCAGAATCGCCGGGGTTTCGATATTTCCCAAAATACCCTGCATAATAATAAAATATGGACTAAAACCGCTATTTCAAGGAAATTAGCAATTCCGGTTATTAGGGGGGCGATATTCAAGATGAAATCAGGGAGACTGCAAGAGTCAGAATTATGACAGCCAGAAGCGAAACCAAAATCCAGGTCAGCCCAATTATCGGGAGAAGAATGGTAATCGGGAGAAGTGCCCCGATTGAGGAGCCGACTATTTCAAAGGCATAACCGAGAC comes from the Candidatus Zixiibacteriota bacterium genome and includes:
- a CDS encoding conserved exported hypothetical protein (Evidence 4 : Unknown function but conserved in other organisms), translated to MKKSLIVAITLASALLFIGAEQPGKGVTEQDFQLFLKDFETKVMPLSKESALSGYNASLSGKDADYEKSAQASLAIGKIYSDPALFARIKEFKEGKQIADPLLVRQLDILYLSFLGSQIDPQMLEELIRRSTAISQKFYTYRTKVGERTLSDNQVDSILRYSTDSKELEDTWKASKLIGSEIAPALIELVKLRNQAARKIGFDNYYEMNMKLSEQDPVEIAALFDQLDSLTQEPFAVAKTQIDSALAIRYGIAKDKLEPWHYQNRFFQEAPSIYAVDFDSYYRDKDPVAIVKKYFAGIGLPVDSILAHSDLYERPGKYQHAYSTDIDREGDVRIVCNVRPDCGWTGTLLHELGHGVYDYYGDRQLPWMLRGSAHAFTTEAVANFFGRLAENPQWLIDIVGAPKNYIDPVAGDCLRSQNLTQLVFNRWAQVMVRFERAMYENPDQDLNKLWWQMVEKYQGVKCPEGRNEADWASKIHLTDAPVYYHNYLIAELLASQFAEAIGTKVLKIPEPFNADFANNPKIGEYFVDNVFYPGARYTWNEMIERATGEKLTSVYYARQFMGRK
- a CDS encoding conserved membrane hypothetical protein (Evidence 4 : Unknown function but conserved in other organisms) codes for the protein MFIGHLGVGLALKRAEPRINVGWYLIAAEFLDILLFILIMSGLEQVHVSSPESSQKYMTFVFPYSHSLIGSIFWSTLFGFLAAMIFHKWGKAKIALLFVAGVFSHFVLDFLVHPPELPLWGNSSPKIGLGLWNEIYFALLLELLILIFALVMYYRATMARNRLGKYGLGVLMGLITVLAFAGQLSGPPPGNAFQVALSSEFTIVVLIALAYWLDGKRSSAASA
- a CDS encoding membrane hypothetical protein (Evidence 5 : Unknown function) gives rise to the protein MIFSDPARRKRAELLRHIQHALAALLLILAGYDGLASAAHRSLILSVLQIIIGSILIAIVILEKLRRHEGNGAFPLIDTGAAAMLVVEGLNRALHGSHIIQYLYYLTGILTFVMGFYFPRISFRRHFRLDNISLYYRKNPFKTFQIEWKKIKSISYNGFDILIADNIDRKFDINLKKTYDNDDICRRLFEFASTRGLDADQLIIEKTPHLDHAEAADDLLPSSQ
- a CDS encoding hypothetical protein (Evidence 5 : Unknown function), coding for MKESKRYTLFLNSEYNRGDLVYYSKRIKGTVTVAVDGGVRFFLKKKSYPDIIIGDFDSSPRLSARFLSRVEVIKYPTAKDKTDSQLALELALFRQAEEIEIFAGIGQTEIDHTLGNIFLLELVNKFNRDFKRQVRARLSDRRVELAMVENNSAEFEGNKGDILSVIPLSANPMVDFSGLKFPSPSRSLRIGDSLSLRNQFVCKRVALKVVGKAIIVVIHKK
- a CDS encoding Low-specificity D-threonine aldolase, which gives rise to MQGILGNIETPAILIEKKIMERNLRAMQSLADLHGINLRVHIKTHKIPELAKLQLKSGAVGIAVAKLGEAEIMADAGIRDLQIANIIVGENKFKRLRRLHRKCRLTVAIDSIENAMALSNKFKKERTPLSVLIKINSGLNRSGLDSFRDVLNLAKIVSALKGLKIIGLMTHAGHAYGASNLNEIKHIGKSEGTLLVEYAQSLKRHGFDMDELSAGSTPTAPFCSHVPGLTEVRVGNYIFNDRTQVALDTVPQSRCALTVLATVISRHSKNRVVIDAGSKALALDMGAHGKSLLKGYGLVLRTNDTITRLSEEHGIIDKPRGKYKIGMKIRIIPNHACTVMNLFDEAFLVNGNEVLGKYRIAARGKMT